One stretch of Corallococcus exiguus DNA includes these proteins:
- a CDS encoding ABC transporter ATP-binding protein — protein MIQDARPAAPDPMVRLRGVSKTYRRGTVEVPVLAAVDLTIGTGAFEAFMGPSGSGKSTLLNLISGLDQPTTGIVEVAGHDLAELDDRELSDWRAAHVGFVFQLYNLIPVLTAAENVELPLLLTPLTRGERRRHVAAALELVGLGHRVGHRPPQMSGGEQQRVAIARAIVSDPDLIIADEPTGDLDRKSAEAVLELFGVLHRDLHKTLVMVTHDPHAAERAGRVHHLDKGVLQ, from the coding sequence ATGATCCAGGACGCGCGGCCCGCGGCTCCGGACCCCATGGTGCGCCTGAGGGGCGTGTCCAAGACGTACCGGCGCGGCACGGTGGAGGTGCCCGTGCTGGCCGCGGTGGACCTGACCATCGGCACTGGCGCCTTCGAGGCCTTCATGGGCCCGTCCGGCTCCGGCAAGTCCACGCTGCTCAACCTCATCTCCGGGTTGGACCAGCCCACCACCGGCATTGTCGAGGTGGCCGGCCACGACCTGGCGGAGCTGGACGACCGGGAGCTCAGCGACTGGCGCGCCGCCCACGTGGGCTTCGTGTTCCAGCTCTACAACCTCATCCCCGTGCTCACGGCGGCGGAGAACGTGGAGCTGCCCCTGCTGCTCACGCCGCTGACGCGCGGGGAGCGGCGCCGGCACGTGGCCGCCGCGCTGGAGCTGGTGGGGCTGGGCCACCGCGTGGGCCACCGCCCGCCGCAGATGTCCGGCGGCGAGCAGCAGCGCGTGGCCATTGCCCGCGCCATCGTCTCCGACCCGGACCTCATCATCGCGGACGAGCCCACGGGGGACCTGGACCGCAAGTCGGCGGAGGCCGTGCTGGAGCTCTTCGGCGTGCTCCACCGGGACCTGCACAAGACGCTCGTGATGGTGACGCACGACCCGCACGCCGCCGAGCGCGCGGGCCGCGTGCACCACCTGGACAAGGGGGTGCTCCAGTGA
- a CDS encoding ABC transporter permease, with protein MVPLFYNTRSLWARRLSTGLTVVGLGLVVFVFSAVLMLANGIESALASGGDASNVVVLRKGATSELVSGVERDAVRILTTDPQVASGPDGQPLVAGERVVLLTLPSGRTQAMNTSARGISAESFAARPEVQLVSGRRPRPGTNEVVLGRSLVGTSPEATLDGELRFARQRWPVVGVFTARGGAFESEVWADAMRLGTAFGREDYSSAVVRLRSPAEVDAFVKRVEANPRFTLEARPEPAYWADQASGLAAFIRVLGLFVSVVFSVGAVLGAMITMYAQVATRVAELGMLRAVGFRRRSVLASVVVESALLGAAGGVLGALGALATRWIHIRTLNFQTFAAVSFGFSPTPAILLGALLFGTGMGLLGGLLPALRAARLSILDALRAS; from the coding sequence ATGGTGCCGCTCTTCTACAATACCCGCAGCCTGTGGGCGCGCCGGCTGTCCACCGGCCTCACGGTGGTAGGGCTGGGGCTCGTCGTCTTTGTCTTCTCCGCGGTGCTGATGCTGGCCAACGGCATCGAGTCCGCGCTCGCCTCCGGTGGGGACGCGTCCAACGTCGTCGTGCTGCGCAAGGGGGCCACCAGCGAGCTGGTCAGCGGCGTGGAGCGGGACGCGGTGCGCATCCTCACCACGGATCCCCAGGTGGCGTCCGGGCCGGACGGCCAGCCGCTGGTGGCCGGGGAGCGGGTGGTGCTGCTGACGCTGCCCAGCGGCCGCACGCAGGCGATGAACACGTCGGCGCGCGGCATCAGCGCGGAGAGCTTCGCGGCGCGGCCGGAGGTCCAACTCGTCTCCGGGCGCAGGCCACGGCCGGGCACCAACGAGGTGGTGCTGGGCCGCTCGCTCGTTGGCACCTCGCCGGAGGCCACGCTGGACGGGGAGCTGCGATTCGCCCGGCAGCGCTGGCCGGTGGTGGGCGTCTTCACCGCCCGGGGAGGGGCCTTCGAGTCCGAGGTGTGGGCGGACGCCATGCGCCTGGGCACGGCCTTCGGGCGCGAGGACTACAGCTCCGCGGTGGTGCGGCTGCGCTCGCCCGCGGAGGTGGATGCCTTCGTGAAGCGCGTGGAGGCCAACCCGCGCTTCACGCTGGAGGCCAGGCCGGAGCCGGCGTACTGGGCGGACCAGGCCAGCGGGCTGGCCGCCTTCATCCGCGTGCTGGGCCTCTTCGTGTCCGTCGTCTTCAGCGTGGGCGCGGTGCTGGGGGCGATGATCACCATGTACGCCCAGGTGGCGACGCGCGTCGCGGAGCTGGGGATGCTGCGCGCGGTGGGCTTCCGGCGGCGCAGCGTGCTGGCCAGCGTGGTGGTGGAGTCCGCCCTGCTGGGCGCGGCCGGAGGCGTGCTGGGCGCGCTGGGGGCGCTGGCCACGCGGTGGATCCACATCCGCACGCTCAACTTCCAGACGTTCGCGGCGGTGAGCTTCGGCTTCTCCCCCACCCCCGCCATCCTGCTGGGCGCGCTGCTGTTCGGCACGGGGATGGGGCTCCTGGGCGGGCTCTTGCCCGCGCTGCGCGCCGCGCGCCTGTCCATCCTGGACGCACTGCGCGCTTCCTGA
- a CDS encoding complex I 51 kDa subunit family protein, translated as MKPGQHTPEIESFYHLGPGPLGTHACQGTACFVARHLDAARWQQATSGETRVYCLGQCYRAPSVTGEDARPEVHVRAPQAITLGRVASGGARAVTEATRQGAYAALEQALSSPPEALIAQVERSGLRGRGGAGFPTGRKLRAVAAAPGAEKVVVANADEGDAGAYIDRFLMEDDPHAVLEGLLLAAYAVGARRGVIYVRKEYPLAACVLHVALHEAHREGVLGPHILGSAFSCEVSIEVGRGSYLCGEETALLNALEGRRPFVRARPPYPAQAGLFGQPTLVQNVETLANLPWLARHGGEAYAALGIPGSRGTKVLSLNSLFHRPGLYEVELGTPVRTVVEELGGGLRTGPLKGVLIGGPLAGILPPHLLDTPLGFEELQAVGASVGHGGVVAFDAHTSIAALVHHVFSFGAYESCGRCTPCRLGARHVERLFARVLDAGAVPRAGAADWEEVAEALRLTSLCGHGTGLGEFARSVLRHYREEVEACFG; from the coding sequence ATGAAGCCAGGGCAGCACACACCCGAAATCGAATCCTTCTACCACCTCGGGCCTGGCCCCCTGGGGACGCATGCCTGTCAGGGCACCGCCTGCTTCGTCGCGCGCCACCTGGATGCCGCGCGCTGGCAGCAGGCCACTTCGGGCGAGACCCGCGTCTACTGCCTGGGCCAGTGCTACCGGGCGCCCTCCGTCACGGGTGAGGACGCTCGCCCTGAAGTGCACGTCCGGGCCCCCCAGGCCATCACGCTGGGGCGCGTCGCCAGCGGTGGAGCCCGCGCCGTGACAGAGGCCACCCGCCAGGGCGCCTACGCGGCCCTGGAGCAGGCGTTGTCCTCGCCCCCCGAGGCCCTCATCGCGCAGGTGGAGCGGTCCGGGCTGCGCGGCCGGGGAGGCGCGGGCTTCCCCACCGGACGCAAGCTGCGCGCGGTGGCCGCCGCGCCTGGCGCGGAGAAGGTCGTCGTGGCCAACGCGGACGAGGGTGACGCCGGGGCCTATATCGACCGCTTCCTGATGGAGGACGACCCCCACGCCGTGCTGGAGGGCCTGTTGCTGGCGGCCTACGCGGTGGGCGCACGCCGGGGCGTCATCTACGTGCGCAAGGAGTATCCGCTCGCGGCGTGCGTGCTGCACGTGGCCCTGCACGAGGCCCACCGTGAGGGCGTGCTGGGTCCACACATCCTGGGCAGCGCGTTCTCCTGCGAGGTCTCCATCGAGGTGGGGCGCGGCAGCTACCTGTGCGGCGAGGAGACGGCGCTGCTCAACGCCCTGGAGGGACGCCGACCCTTCGTGCGCGCGCGGCCCCCCTACCCCGCCCAGGCGGGCCTGTTCGGCCAGCCCACGCTGGTGCAGAACGTGGAGACGCTCGCCAACCTCCCGTGGCTTGCACGCCACGGCGGCGAGGCCTACGCGGCGCTGGGAATCCCGGGCAGCCGGGGCACGAAGGTGCTGTCGCTCAACTCGCTCTTCCACCGCCCGGGGCTCTACGAAGTGGAGCTGGGCACGCCGGTGCGCACCGTGGTGGAGGAGCTGGGAGGCGGGCTGCGCACCGGGCCGCTGAAGGGCGTCCTCATTGGGGGGCCGCTGGCGGGCATCCTCCCTCCGCACCTGCTGGACACGCCGCTGGGCTTCGAGGAGCTCCAGGCCGTGGGCGCTTCCGTGGGGCACGGCGGCGTGGTGGCCTTCGACGCGCACACGTCCATCGCCGCGCTGGTGCACCACGTCTTCTCCTTCGGCGCGTACGAGTCATGCGGAAGGTGCACGCCCTGCCGTCTGGGAGCGCGGCACGTCGAGCGGCTCTTCGCGCGCGTGCTGGATGCCGGCGCCGTTCCCCGTGCTGGCGCGGCGGACTGGGAGGAGGTCGCCGAGGCGCTGCGCCTCACCAGCCTGTGTGGACACGGCACCGGGCTGGGGGAGTTCGCCCGGAGCGTGCTGCGCCACTACCGGGAGGAGGTGGAGGCATGCTTCGGGTGA
- the fdhF gene encoding formate dehydrogenase subunit alpha — protein sequence MLRVIIDGQARECAPGTVLEALESLGISIPALCDDTRLTPVGACRTCIVEVEGCERPVAACTTPLAEGMMVRTRSPQVEARRRVLLRLLASEYPAEAVARHPDKPFHRALREYGLADEALGTHRPESLDDSHPYIHVDMSQCIHCYRCVRICDDVQGQFVWRVWDRGAATRILPDGPSLRESSCVSCGACVDSCPTGALEDRTLLDRGSPEAWTRTTCSYCGVGCEMDVGTREGRIVTVRPSREGPSNRGHLCSKGRYAFDFVTAPDRVTVPLLREAGGWRRASWDEALGFIAERLRRLRDAHGPDTVGMLGSARATNEENYLAQKLARVVLGTNNVDCCARVCHAPSAAGLKRMLGTGASTNSFEDVEHARTLLVAGSNATECHPVVGARIKQAALRGAKLIVIDSRRTELARHADVHLRPRPGTDVPLLNALAQVIVAEGLCAPDFLRERVDAVEDFQAFIRDWTPERAARLCEVDAEELRKAARLYATHGPSMMVHGLGMTEHVQGTETVMALVNLALLTGNLGGPGMGVNPLRGQNNVQGAAHMGCEPGQLTGYVPLEEHRTRFEAAWGAPLPSTPGLDLMQMMEAARGGRLKALWAFGYDVLLTNPGAHTTRQALERLELLVVQDLFLNETAKALGHVFLPACTSFEKDGTFMNGERRVQRVRASLPPAGESLPDWEILCRAARALGHPEGFAFTSPEGIWDEVRRVWPMGAGLAYARLEHGGLQWPCPDEAHPGTRVLHTHGFALGPRAALRRIGYTPSPEARSEDYPFVLMTGRRLYAFNAGTMTSRTPNVRLQPGDWLDMAPADAQRLGLEDGARVRVRSRHGQAVLPMHRAEGLRPGELFTTFHTAETLINAVIGPHQDPYTHTPDYKVTAVRVERVE from the coding sequence ATGCTTCGGGTGATCATCGACGGGCAGGCTCGCGAGTGCGCGCCCGGCACCGTGTTGGAGGCGCTGGAGTCCCTGGGCATCTCCATCCCCGCGCTGTGCGACGACACACGCCTGACGCCGGTGGGCGCGTGCCGCACGTGCATCGTGGAGGTGGAGGGTTGCGAGCGTCCGGTGGCCGCCTGCACCACTCCACTGGCGGAGGGCATGATGGTGCGCACGCGCAGTCCCCAGGTGGAGGCGCGGCGCCGGGTGCTGCTGCGGCTGCTGGCCTCCGAGTACCCGGCCGAAGCGGTGGCGCGCCATCCGGACAAGCCCTTCCACCGCGCGCTGCGCGAGTACGGCCTTGCGGACGAGGCGCTCGGCACGCACCGGCCGGAGTCGCTGGATGACTCGCACCCGTACATCCACGTGGACATGTCCCAGTGCATCCACTGCTACCGCTGCGTGCGCATCTGCGACGACGTGCAGGGACAGTTCGTCTGGCGGGTGTGGGACCGGGGCGCCGCGACGCGCATCCTCCCGGACGGGCCCAGCCTGCGGGAGAGTTCGTGCGTCTCCTGCGGGGCGTGCGTGGACAGCTGCCCCACCGGCGCGCTGGAGGACCGCACCCTGCTGGACCGGGGCTCGCCGGAGGCGTGGACGCGGACCACCTGCTCCTACTGCGGCGTGGGCTGTGAGATGGACGTGGGCACGCGTGAGGGCCGCATCGTCACCGTGCGGCCCTCACGCGAGGGCCCGTCCAACCGGGGCCACCTGTGCTCCAAGGGGCGCTACGCCTTCGACTTCGTGACGGCGCCGGACCGCGTCACCGTGCCGCTCCTGCGCGAGGCGGGCGGCTGGAGGCGGGCCTCCTGGGACGAGGCGCTGGGCTTCATCGCGGAGCGCCTGCGCCGCCTGCGGGACGCGCACGGCCCGGACACGGTGGGCATGCTGGGCTCCGCTCGCGCCACCAACGAAGAGAACTACCTGGCGCAGAAGCTGGCCCGCGTGGTGCTGGGGACGAACAACGTGGACTGCTGCGCCCGCGTGTGCCACGCGCCCAGCGCCGCCGGGCTGAAGCGGATGCTGGGCACGGGCGCCTCCACCAACTCCTTCGAGGACGTGGAGCACGCGCGCACCCTGCTGGTGGCGGGCAGCAACGCCACCGAGTGCCACCCCGTCGTCGGCGCCCGCATCAAGCAGGCGGCGCTCCGGGGCGCGAAGCTCATCGTCATCGACTCGCGGCGCACGGAGCTGGCGCGCCACGCGGACGTGCACCTGCGGCCCCGGCCCGGCACGGATGTGCCGCTGCTCAACGCGCTGGCGCAGGTCATCGTGGCCGAGGGCCTGTGCGCTCCGGACTTCCTGCGCGAGCGCGTGGACGCCGTGGAGGACTTCCAGGCCTTCATCCGCGACTGGACGCCCGAGCGCGCCGCGCGGCTGTGCGAGGTGGACGCGGAGGAGCTCCGGAAGGCCGCGCGCCTCTACGCCACGCACGGCCCGTCCATGATGGTGCACGGGCTGGGCATGACGGAGCACGTGCAGGGCACCGAGACCGTCATGGCGCTGGTGAACCTGGCGCTCCTGACGGGCAACCTCGGCGGGCCGGGCATGGGCGTCAACCCGCTGCGCGGGCAGAACAACGTGCAGGGCGCGGCGCACATGGGCTGCGAGCCGGGGCAGCTCACCGGCTACGTCCCCCTGGAGGAGCACCGCACCCGCTTCGAGGCCGCCTGGGGCGCTCCCCTGCCCTCCACGCCGGGGCTGGACCTGATGCAAATGATGGAGGCGGCGCGCGGCGGGCGGCTCAAGGCGCTGTGGGCCTTCGGCTATGACGTGCTGCTCACCAACCCGGGGGCGCACACCACGCGCCAGGCGCTGGAGCGGCTGGAGCTGCTGGTGGTGCAGGACCTGTTCCTCAACGAGACGGCGAAGGCCCTGGGCCACGTCTTCCTGCCCGCGTGCACCTCGTTCGAGAAGGACGGCACGTTCATGAACGGCGAGCGGCGCGTGCAGCGGGTGCGCGCGTCGCTGCCTCCCGCGGGCGAGTCCTTGCCGGACTGGGAGATCCTCTGCCGCGCGGCGCGCGCGCTGGGACACCCGGAAGGCTTCGCCTTCACCTCCCCGGAAGGAATCTGGGACGAGGTGCGGCGCGTGTGGCCCATGGGCGCCGGCCTGGCGTATGCGCGCCTGGAGCACGGCGGTCTCCAGTGGCCCTGCCCCGACGAGGCGCATCCGGGCACCCGCGTGCTGCACACCCACGGCTTCGCCCTGGGCCCGCGGGCGGCGCTGCGCCGCATCGGCTACACCCCGTCGCCGGAGGCGCGCTCGGAGGACTACCCCTTCGTGCTGATGACAGGCCGGCGGCTGTATGCCTTCAACGCGGGGACCATGACGTCCCGCACGCCGAACGTGCGGCTCCAACCCGGCGACTGGCTGGACATGGCCCCGGCGGACGCGCAGCGGCTGGGGCTGGAGGATGGCGCGCGCGTGCGGGTGCGCAGCCGGCATGGCCAGGCGGTGCTGCCCATGCACCGCGCGGAAGGGCTGCGGCCCGGCGAGCTCTTCACCACCTTCCACACCGCGGAGACCCTCATCAACGCCGTCATCGGCCCGCATCAGGACCCGTATACCCATACGCCCGACTACAAGGTCACGGCCGTCCGGGTGGAGCGCGTGGAGTAG
- a CDS encoding ABC transporter permease: protein MNYVGLAGRDLMRNPLRMTLTVLAGAVGVTAFIFLSTVVDMFYYNARAAQVDRLIVRNKVSFTQPLPLSYYARIAALPGVTAVTHQEWFGGTLGDTQKDFFANFAVDTHTFLDVFPEFIVPPPQLAAFRGDPCGALVGERLAQRFGWKPGDRVTLKGQLYPGDWTFNVHGIYRGARPGVDTTALVFGYRCLNESDRLTEALKDKVGIYAVRVDDPARSAEVAAAIDHLFGNSPYPTKTESEKAFQLGFVAMSSAIVTAVRVVSTVILLIILLVIGNTLAMGVRERTRDIATLRALGFRPRTVVALVLAESSFIGLCSAALGVTAAPVLVGIFAKLIASRFGPMPDHLTRGHTLWVSALAAVAVSLLAGVGPALRAVRLPVAEGLRKVA from the coding sequence GTGAACTACGTGGGACTCGCGGGCCGCGACCTGATGCGAAACCCGCTGCGGATGACGCTCACCGTCCTCGCGGGCGCGGTGGGCGTGACGGCCTTCATCTTCCTGAGCACCGTCGTCGACATGTTCTATTACAACGCGCGGGCCGCGCAGGTGGACCGGCTCATCGTCCGCAACAAGGTGTCCTTCACCCAGCCGCTGCCGCTGTCCTATTACGCGCGCATCGCCGCGCTGCCGGGCGTCACCGCCGTCACGCACCAGGAGTGGTTCGGCGGCACGCTGGGCGACACGCAGAAGGACTTCTTCGCCAACTTCGCCGTCGACACCCACACCTTCCTGGACGTCTTCCCGGAGTTCATCGTCCCGCCCCCGCAGCTCGCCGCCTTCCGCGGTGACCCGTGCGGCGCGCTCGTGGGGGAGCGGCTGGCCCAGCGCTTCGGGTGGAAGCCAGGGGACCGGGTGACGCTCAAGGGGCAGCTCTACCCCGGCGACTGGACGTTCAACGTGCACGGCATCTACCGCGGCGCGCGCCCCGGGGTGGACACCACCGCGCTGGTGTTCGGCTACCGCTGCCTCAACGAGAGCGACCGGCTGACCGAGGCCCTGAAGGACAAGGTCGGCATCTACGCGGTGCGCGTGGACGACCCGGCGCGCTCGGCCGAGGTGGCGGCGGCCATCGACCACCTGTTCGGCAACAGCCCCTACCCGACGAAGACGGAGAGCGAGAAGGCCTTCCAGCTGGGCTTCGTGGCCATGTCCTCGGCCATCGTCACCGCGGTGCGGGTGGTGTCCACCGTCATCCTGCTCATCATCCTGCTCGTCATCGGCAACACGCTGGCCATGGGCGTGCGCGAGCGCACCCGGGACATCGCCACCCTGCGCGCCCTGGGCTTCCGCCCGCGCACGGTGGTGGCGCTGGTGCTGGCCGAGTCCTCCTTCATCGGCCTGTGCTCCGCGGCGCTGGGCGTGACGGCCGCGCCGGTGCTGGTGGGAATCTTCGCGAAGCTCATCGCCTCGCGGTTCGGCCCGATGCCGGACCACCTCACGCGGGGGCACACGCTCTGGGTCTCCGCGCTCGCGGCGGTGGCGGTGTCCCTGCTGGCGGGCGTGGGGCCGGCCCTGCGCGCGGTGCGGCTGCCGGTGGCGGAAGGCCTGAGGAAGGTGGCCTGA
- a CDS encoding efflux RND transporter periplasmic adaptor subunit codes for MADAQSQTALSALRIDRSAAPMKRRRRLRWLIPAGLLVAVLVLVAAAVSRRAPTVRVAEVREPLPGEQQTELSASGYVDSRRRSVIAPLVAGQLVEVAVEEGEAVRRGQVLARLDDRDARVVLDRANATVRASEAQLAASEAQALNAQRTTQRTRNLARQGVIPRAQLLDVETAGLATQEALNLARAQLAVARRASEAARLQLSHTVVRAPFDGTVSKKLANEGAVLAPAALTGTNLGGIVELVDLHALEVEAEVSEEQLSRIRIGQPALIFLDALPERAFPGQVATVRPAIDRSKATATVLVRFQSVPQGALPDMGAKVSFLRQPLPPGELAAHGQPPRVPASAVVRDAMGAAVWVVKDGRLTRQPVRVGERVGDELSLTQGPGAGTQVVVAPGPKRLHDGQRVKVEAKGG; via the coding sequence ATGGCCGACGCACAATCCCAGACCGCGTTGAGCGCCCTGCGCATCGACCGCTCCGCCGCCCCCATGAAGCGCCGGCGCAGGCTGCGCTGGCTCATCCCCGCGGGGCTCCTGGTGGCGGTGCTCGTCCTGGTGGCGGCCGCCGTGTCGCGCCGCGCGCCCACCGTGCGCGTGGCCGAGGTGCGCGAGCCGCTCCCCGGCGAGCAGCAGACGGAGCTGTCCGCCTCCGGCTACGTCGACTCGCGGCGCCGCTCGGTCATCGCGCCGCTCGTCGCGGGCCAGCTCGTGGAGGTCGCCGTGGAGGAAGGCGAGGCCGTGAGGCGGGGCCAGGTGCTTGCCCGGCTGGATGACCGGGATGCCCGCGTGGTCCTGGACCGCGCCAATGCCACAGTGCGTGCCTCCGAGGCCCAGCTCGCCGCGTCCGAGGCCCAGGCCCTCAACGCGCAGCGCACCACGCAGCGCACGCGCAACCTCGCCAGGCAGGGCGTCATCCCCCGGGCCCAGCTCCTCGACGTGGAGACGGCGGGCCTCGCCACGCAGGAGGCCCTCAACCTGGCCCGGGCGCAGCTCGCCGTCGCCCGCCGCGCGAGCGAGGCGGCCCGCCTCCAGCTCTCGCACACCGTGGTGCGCGCGCCGTTCGACGGCACCGTGTCGAAGAAGCTCGCGAACGAGGGCGCGGTGCTCGCTCCAGCCGCCCTCACCGGCACCAACCTGGGCGGCATCGTGGAGCTGGTGGACCTGCACGCCCTGGAGGTCGAGGCCGAGGTCAGCGAGGAGCAGCTCTCGCGCATCCGCATCGGCCAGCCCGCCCTCATCTTCCTGGACGCCCTGCCGGAGCGCGCCTTCCCCGGCCAGGTGGCCACGGTGCGCCCCGCCATCGACCGCTCCAAGGCCACCGCCACGGTGCTGGTGCGCTTCCAGTCCGTCCCCCAGGGCGCGCTGCCGGACATGGGCGCCAAGGTTTCCTTCCTCCGCCAGCCACTGCCTCCGGGGGAACTGGCCGCGCATGGACAGCCCCCGCGCGTGCCCGCCAGCGCTGTGGTGCGCGACGCGATGGGCGCCGCCGTATGGGTGGTGAAGGACGGACGGCTCACGCGCCAGCCGGTGCGCGTGGGCGAGCGCGTGGGGGATGAGCTGTCATTGACGCAGGGGCCGGGCGCGGGCACGCAGGTGGTGGTGGCCCCGGGCCCGAAGCGCCTTCACGACGGCCAGCGCGTGAAGGTGGAGGCGAAAGGCGGATGA